Genomic DNA from Cololabis saira isolate AMF1-May2022 chromosome 20, fColSai1.1, whole genome shotgun sequence:
aatatatatatatatatatatatatatatatattttaaatgttcttttatatatatatacatacatacacatattttttttagaaCAGAATCGAAtacctttattgtcattatacatgggtacagtgagattaaaagcagcatcacctctccagtgcaagacagtgcaaataaagatagaaatataaaaaatataaataatataaaaatataaaaaggttaaTGTGCATTTTGAAAAGTGAAATCAAGAccatatgtttatatttataattaatataaacatatgtGAGGGAGGGTCGGGGGTGAAGGGtggcatccgctgctagtctgaaatgagagaaacacagggaaaAGGCACAAAGGCCACAGAAGCCTTTGAAATGcataagagagaaaacaaacaaacagacacgagaacaggcagagacacagacATTTCCAACCTTTTTTTAGTCTTTGAAGGAAGCGCGCTTGTGTCCAGTGCGGGGGAGCCTAAGGTACCACACCTGACTGTAATAACCTTAATTAACGAATGATTTTAACTCGTTAGTCAgttctttttcttcaaaaatgGCCACCCTCGTAAAATATACTCAAAtaatcaaaataataataatttgtttgtctctttttatggttttttcGGCTGAAATGAGTATTTTAGGAATAGACGGACTTGAAATACAGTGCGGGGAAATTAAAGTGAGAATAACAGTCATGCGGCAGTTTTTCCAAGACAGACGTGTTCCGTTCAAACCAGAGTTTCTGCGGCTTGGAGTAAACTCGACGCAGATGAGCTCCTGTGGACCAGAGAGAAGCATAACGTCAGAAAATGAGATGGTTATCTCCGCAGGACTGCAAGACTGTGGGACTGAGTCCAGGGTAAGAGCCTGGTTAgatgctgcttgcagctttattgATCTGTATCTTCAGTAAGGCACCCCAATAACCTCTGAGCCTTTATCTTAAGGTTTAAAGGGTTCATATCTATAATATCTAACCATATCATTGTAATATACATCATCCATTCCTTTTTTATATACTGATAATTCTGCCCTCGGGATGAACCTTAAATATTCAATTAATGCAGGcctttagatagatagatggatactttattaatcctgaaAGAAATTTAAGGCATCCAGTAGCTTTAATATTAATTCAATATAGCTTTAATATTCGGCATAAAGTTTAGTAGTTTCAGTTTATGGGGTTAATCTGTGGAATGTTttggaaatggaaattaaagagTGCAGTACAtaccaaatattaaaaaaaaaatactgaagaACAAGATGCTCATTAAGTATGATCATATTGTATGATTGTTTAAGTGTCAGATTTTAAATAgataataaatagataaaatgttttttcttttaaatgattTACTGCTCTGTAGCGGTATATGTAGGAGCTGACAGAAATTCATTATAAAACAGTAGGCGTGATAAGATAAgtttcagcctacaccttttcggttttgtatatatattttggtCTAATGATATATTAGCATTaacttcatgtttatttgttattttctttaatttcttttgtatttgaattCCTATTTTGgaaatgaccgaaataaacaaactactactactactactactactactactagtagtgaTCAGTAGTCAACCTCGTAATCCTTCATAAGGAAATagttttaaaaagttaaatattgcaaacaGTTAGATTGATGGAAATGCATCAAGCGGTTGGGTATAACCATGAAGACCATCATATGAAACCGTATATCTTATGTTTTGGTACTTAATTTCTCTCATTGTTGTTGTCCAGGTTCATGGCGAGTGGCTTGTGTACTCCAACCAGCTGTTACTCTACCCGGCTGTGGTTCCTACCTACACAGGCAGCGTGATCGTTCGAGGGGTAACGACTGTCATACCTGTTGAGTGCCATTATAAGAGGTGAGTGGCGTTTTTCTACTGCAATTCCTATCCTGTCATTTTATTTATCGTGCCACATTCAAGTGCGTTTACAAGTCAATTCTTTTTataaatgtgtgtatatatatttttcgaGAATAGAAAACAGACAGTTAGAGGAAGCCCATTGAGTCCAACCTGGGTACCGAGGACATCCACTATTGTTGCCTTTGGCCGTCTGCATTTCTCCCTTCGTATCATGGCAGGTTATTAAATTATTTCCCTACTGAATCTGGTGTGGATTAAAGTCCCATCTCACTATGTGGTTATAATCTGTCTCTCTGCTATGAAGCTGGAATTGAAACTAAaatgttgtgtgtttttaatgATTAACTGCTTACAGATGGGTGTACCCACCCTCGCAGTTCATCAGTGTATCAGCAGGGGGAAGCAGTGTTTCTGGAGGCCAGCGTGGAGGCTCCGCTGCACCCTCCACTCACTTTGTATGTTGACCATTGTGTTGCCACACAGCAGCCTGACCCCCTCTCGTTGCCAAACTACAAGTTTATTTCCAAGCATGGGTCAGTTTTCTTCTAGCCAAACTAAATTTACACAACTCAAAATGAGAATACTCGAGCTTTGTTTGTCTCACATATAATTAACATCACACCTTGATGTAAttaatcctttaaaaaaaaaaaaaaaagatatctaTTGAATGAACTCTGACTTggaagttaatttattttgcaACTTTTAT
This window encodes:
- the LOC133420490 gene encoding zona pellucida sperm-binding protein 3-like, producing MSILGIDGLEIQCGEIKVRITVMRQFFQDRRVPFKPEFLRLGVNSTQMSSCGPERSITSENEMVISAGLQDCGTESRVHGEWLVYSNQLLLYPAVVPTYTGSVIVRGVTTVIPVECHYKRKQTVRGSPLSPTWVPRTSTIVAFGRLHFSLRIMADGCTHPRSSSVYQQGEAVFLEASVEAPLHPPLTLYVDHCVATQQPDPLSLPNYKFISKHGCLMDSVLPGSSSRFFPREQENRLCFSIQAFHFNQTSGQQVFITCRLRATLKESSYNRLDKACFFHRPTFSWRATEGNGSQCECCDTDCCSVLHKLLQQTREKHEADRTIGPLHTLKRSYWTGRLLLNQ